A single Acidaminococcus sp. DNA region contains:
- the rlmH gene encoding 23S rRNA (pseudouridine(1915)-N(3))-methyltransferase RlmH, which translates to MIKITLACVGKLKEDYLKAAEAEFRKRLGAYCQLEISVINEEKMPDNASPAEAQQILRKETERLLKIIPDHSYVILLDLKGKEITSPALAEKMESLMVGGVSHLTFVIGGPFGYTDELRKRADFRWSFSPLTFTHQMIRILLLEQIYRAFKIMRKEKYHH; encoded by the coding sequence CCTGTGTCGGCAAGCTGAAAGAAGATTATTTAAAAGCCGCGGAAGCGGAATTTCGGAAGCGCCTGGGAGCTTACTGCCAGCTTGAAATTTCTGTGATTAATGAAGAGAAGATGCCTGACAATGCGTCTCCCGCAGAGGCGCAGCAGATTCTCCGCAAGGAAACGGAGCGGCTGCTCAAAATCATTCCCGACCATTCTTACGTGATTTTGCTTGATCTTAAGGGTAAGGAGATTACTTCTCCGGCGCTTGCGGAAAAAATGGAGTCACTGATGGTAGGCGGCGTCAGTCATCTGACGTTCGTCATCGGAGGACCTTTCGGATATACGGATGAACTGAGAAAAAGGGCCGATTTTCGCTGGTCCTTTTCTCCGCTCACCTTTACCCATCAAATGATTCGGATTCTCTTGTTGGAACAGATTTATCGGGCCTTCAAGATTATGCGAAAAGAAAAATATCATCATTGA
- a CDS encoding PHP domain-containing protein, translated as MEKRVDLHIHTVASDGSWTPEQAVTAAAKAGLGLMAITDHDSVASVARAQEAARREGIQCRTGVEICSTFRGHCFHILGYDFDVENKHLLEHLAYNTKLLDDCDDAAIGTLAQEGWPVSVEEYRAYQYDPARGGFKALCYLVDKGLCKDVKDFFSRIFVKERGLDFPTFPTIEETVAVIHEAGGKALLAHPASHFHGPGLQETLREVGGKSLDGFECYHTAHNAEDTAALVEYCRSHHKLISGGSDCHGRFVDGRIIGKPVVYENQIKLS; from the coding sequence ATGGAAAAACGCGTTGACCTGCATATTCATACCGTTGCTTCTGACGGCAGCTGGACACCGGAACAAGCCGTGACGGCTGCCGCGAAAGCAGGGCTTGGCCTGATGGCTATTACGGATCATGATTCGGTTGCCAGCGTGGCGCGTGCACAGGAAGCAGCCCGGAGGGAAGGAATTCAGTGCAGGACCGGTGTTGAAATCTGCAGCACATTTCGCGGTCATTGTTTTCACATTTTGGGCTATGACTTTGATGTGGAAAATAAGCATTTGCTGGAACACCTGGCTTATAACACGAAGCTCCTCGATGACTGCGATGACGCTGCCATAGGCACTCTTGCCCAGGAAGGGTGGCCGGTATCCGTGGAGGAATACCGCGCCTATCAGTACGACCCGGCAAGAGGGGGCTTTAAAGCCTTATGTTATCTGGTCGACAAAGGGCTCTGCAAAGACGTAAAGGACTTCTTTTCCCGTATCTTTGTCAAGGAACGGGGTCTTGATTTTCCGACCTTTCCGACTATCGAGGAAACGGTTGCCGTGATTCATGAGGCCGGAGGCAAGGCACTTCTTGCGCATCCGGCCAGTCATTTTCATGGGCCGGGCCTTCAGGAGACGTTAAGGGAAGTCGGGGGAAAATCCCTGGATGGGTTTGAGTGCTATCACACGGCGCATAATGCGGAAGACACAGCAGCTCTTGTCGAGTACTGCCGGAGCCACCATAAACTGATCAGCGGCGGCAGTGACTGCCATGGCCGTTTTGTGGACGGCCGCATCATTGGTAAGCCTGTGGTATATGAAAATCAGATAAAGCTGAGCTGA
- a CDS encoding DUF362 domain-containing protein — MEKAKVYMTDFRVPVGTSLPQKLQKLCRFAGMKNIDFEGKFTAIKMHFGELGNLASLRPQYVKAVADLVKEFGGMPFLTDCNTLYPGSRKNALDHLYCAAMNGYNMTTTGCQIIIGDGLRGTDEVEVPVKGGEYIKTAKIGRAVMDADVFISLAHFKGHEATGFGGAIKNIGMGCGSRAGKMEQHSSGKPVVDESKCRGCRRCAKECGSDAISYINNKAHIDENLCKGCGRCIGACAFDAISNVQWDANEQLDRKMAEYAKAVCDGRPCFYINLIVDVSPNCDCHGENDAPILPNIGMFASFDPVALDQACADACLKASPLPNSQLSDNLAKPDWKCHHDHFLDSNPRIDWQTTLEHAEKIGLGTRQYELVVMK, encoded by the coding sequence ATGGAAAAAGCAAAAGTATATATGACGGATTTTCGTGTTCCCGTGGGAACCAGTCTGCCTCAGAAACTGCAGAAGCTGTGCCGCTTTGCCGGCATGAAGAATATTGATTTTGAAGGAAAATTCACGGCCATCAAGATGCATTTTGGAGAATTGGGCAACCTGGCGTCCCTGCGTCCGCAGTATGTAAAAGCGGTTGCTGACCTTGTCAAGGAATTTGGGGGCATGCCTTTCCTGACAGACTGCAATACCCTTTATCCGGGCAGCCGTAAAAATGCACTGGACCATTTATACTGCGCGGCCATGAACGGCTATAATATGACAACAACCGGCTGCCAGATTATCATCGGCGACGGCCTGCGCGGTACTGATGAAGTGGAAGTCCCCGTAAAGGGCGGGGAATACATCAAGACAGCCAAAATCGGGCGTGCTGTCATGGACGCTGATGTATTTATCAGTCTGGCTCATTTCAAGGGACATGAAGCGACTGGCTTCGGCGGTGCCATTAAAAATATCGGTATGGGCTGTGGGAGCCGTGCCGGCAAGATGGAGCAGCATTCTTCCGGAAAACCCGTTGTAGATGAATCCAAGTGCCGTGGCTGCCGCCGCTGCGCCAAGGAATGCGGTTCCGACGCCATCAGTTATATCAATAACAAAGCGCATATCGACGAAAATCTCTGCAAGGGCTGCGGCCGCTGTATCGGCGCTTGTGCATTTGATGCCATCAGCAATGTGCAGTGGGACGCCAACGAACAGCTGGACCGCAAGATGGCTGAATATGCCAAGGCGGTTTGTGACGGACGGCCTTGCTTCTATATCAATCTGATTGTCGACGTATCCCCGAACTGTGACTGCCATGGTGAAAATGATGCCCCGATTCTGCCGAATATCGGCATGTTTGCTTCTTTTGATCCGGTGGCACTGGATCAGGCCTGTGCCGATGCCTGCCTGAAAGCTTCTCCGCTGCCAAACAGTCAGCTTTCTGACAACCTGGCAAAACCGGATTGGAAGTGCCATCATGATCATTTCCTTGACAGCAACCCGCGGATTGATTGGCAGACTACCTTGGAGCATGCCGAAAAGATTGGACTTGGCACCCGTCAATATGAATTAGTTGTTATGAAATAA
- the citC gene encoding [citrate (pro-3S)-lyase] ligase has protein sequence MSDYQISPVYPGDKRTMEQVEALLHQEGIRLDPNLDYTCVMFDEDYNAIATGSCFGNTLRCFAVSHEHQGEALMNEIVSHLIQYEYDRGYVRLFLYTKCSSAKFFRDLGFHEVARVEGQVVFMEKEKDGFEHYLENLESQKVSGARIAAIVMNANPFTLGHRYLVETAARENDWVHLFMVSEDASLFPYAVRKKLILEGTADLKNLVYHDSGPYIISNATFPSYFQKDDMAVIESHANLDLAVFVQIAARLGISVRYVGEEPTSTVTKRYNEIMAQRLPEAGIACRIIARNQTVNGEIVSASTVRKAIHDDDWETVKQMVPETTWNFLRSEEAKPIIAKIKKTTDVVHY, from the coding sequence ATGTCAGATTATCAGATCAGTCCGGTCTATCCGGGCGACAAACGCACTATGGAACAAGTCGAGGCGCTGCTGCACCAGGAAGGAATCCGGCTTGATCCGAACTTGGACTATACCTGCGTTATGTTTGACGAAGATTATAATGCGATTGCCACGGGAAGCTGCTTTGGAAATACGCTGCGCTGCTTTGCAGTCAGCCATGAGCACCAGGGCGAAGCACTCATGAATGAAATCGTATCTCATCTGATTCAGTACGAATACGACCGCGGGTACGTTCGTCTTTTCCTCTACACCAAATGTTCTTCTGCTAAGTTTTTCCGGGATCTGGGATTCCATGAAGTAGCACGGGTCGAAGGCCAGGTTGTTTTCATGGAAAAGGAAAAAGATGGCTTTGAGCACTATCTGGAAAATCTGGAATCCCAAAAGGTGTCCGGAGCCCGCATTGCTGCCATTGTCATGAACGCCAACCCATTTACCCTGGGACACCGTTATCTCGTGGAAACGGCGGCCCGGGAAAATGACTGGGTGCATCTTTTCATGGTCAGCGAAGATGCCAGCTTATTTCCGTATGCCGTGCGCAAAAAATTGATCCTGGAAGGTACGGCGGATTTGAAGAATCTGGTCTACCACGACAGTGGTCCCTATATCATCAGCAATGCTACGTTCCCAAGCTATTTCCAGAAGGACGACATGGCTGTCATTGAAAGTCACGCTAACCTGGATTTAGCCGTGTTTGTGCAAATCGCGGCACGACTTGGCATTTCCGTGCGTTACGTCGGCGAGGAACCGACCAGTACTGTGACAAAACGATATAACGAAATTATGGCACAGAGACTGCCGGAGGCAGGTATTGCCTGCCGCATTATTGCGCGTAATCAGACGGTCAATGGAGAAATCGTCAGTGCATCGACGGTCCGAAAAGCTATCCATGACGATGACTGGGAGACGGTGAAGCAAATGGTTCCTGAAACGACCTGGAACTTCCTCCGGAGCGAGGAGGCTAAGCCGATTATCGCAAAGATTAAAAAAACAACAGACGTCGTGCATTATTAA
- the metK gene encoding methionine adenosyltransferase, with protein MKKFFTSESVTEGHPDKIADQISDAILDAILEKDPHARVACETLVATGQIHIVGEISTDCYVDINKIARQTVIDIGYDRAKYGFDGYTCGVLISLDEQSPDIAQGVNESDEAKQGNKDDEEQIGAGDQGMMFGYATDETPEYMPLPISLAHKLARRLAEVRKNGTLDYLRPDGKTQVTVEYDDDKPVRVDTIVVSAQHSESVTQEQLRKDIIEQVIKPIVPANLLDANTKYHINPTGRFVIGGPQGDSGLTGRKIIVDTYGGMARHGGGAFSGKDPTKVDRSAAYAARYVAKNIVAAGIAKRCEIQLAYAIGVARPVSISVNTYGTGKLSDEEIVSLIEKNFSLTPAGIIKTLNLRRPIYKQTAAYGHFGRTDIDLPWEHLDKVEVLKEALKKAQH; from the coding sequence ATGAAAAAATTTTTTACTTCTGAATCCGTAACAGAAGGTCATCCTGATAAAATTGCGGATCAGATTTCGGATGCCATACTGGATGCTATTCTGGAAAAAGATCCGCATGCCCGTGTGGCCTGTGAAACGCTGGTAGCTACCGGCCAAATTCATATTGTAGGCGAAATTTCTACCGACTGCTATGTCGATATCAATAAGATTGCCCGTCAGACAGTTATTGATATCGGCTATGACCGTGCAAAGTATGGTTTTGACGGCTATACCTGCGGTGTGCTCATTTCTTTGGATGAACAGTCCCCTGATATCGCTCAGGGTGTCAATGAATCCGATGAAGCTAAGCAGGGCAATAAGGATGATGAAGAACAGATTGGTGCCGGCGATCAGGGTATGATGTTTGGCTATGCAACGGATGAAACTCCGGAATACATGCCGCTGCCAATTTCTCTGGCTCATAAGCTGGCACGCCGTCTGGCTGAAGTCCGTAAGAACGGGACGCTGGATTATCTCCGCCCCGACGGCAAGACCCAGGTGACGGTCGAATACGATGATGATAAGCCTGTCCGCGTTGATACCATTGTCGTTTCTGCTCAGCACAGTGAAAGTGTTACCCAGGAACAACTGCGCAAGGACATTATCGAACAGGTTATTAAACCGATTGTGCCGGCTAACCTGCTGGATGCCAATACAAAGTACCATATCAATCCGACGGGCCGTTTTGTTATCGGCGGACCGCAGGGTGATTCCGGTCTGACCGGCCGTAAGATTATTGTTGATACCTACGGTGGTATGGCACGTCATGGCGGTGGTGCTTTCTCCGGCAAGGATCCTACGAAGGTTGACCGCAGTGCTGCTTATGCTGCCCGCTACGTAGCTAAAAACATCGTAGCAGCTGGTATTGCAAAGCGCTGCGAAATTCAGCTCGCTTATGCCATCGGGGTAGCTCGTCCGGTTTCTATCAGTGTCAATACTTACGGTACCGGCAAGCTCTCTGATGAAGAAATCGTTTCCCTCATTGAAAAGAACTTCTCTTTGACACCGGCAGGTATCATCAAGACCTTGAATCTGAGACGCCCGATTTACAAGCAGACTGCTGCTTACGGGCATTTTGGCCGTACTGACATCGATCTGCCCTGGGAACATCTGGACAAGGTGGAAGTCCTGAAGGAAGCATTGAAGAAAGCACAGCATTAA
- the priA gene encoding primosomal protein N' encodes MKYAKVAINLPAKNLFRQFTYRVPETLDFLGEGWRVVVPFGRQMLEGFIVEEDRNVDLSLDIKDIADVIGTQPWFDAEMLATAHWLSQYYLCSLAEALRLFIPGKRTVAAIGRYRAVPDKEGPLTESERALYTYIAIKGPKTRKEIARLDEGEKALKGLITKQFVSLDYEVTYKIKEKWERTVKILPEGYKALQEGGIRGKSQKAALSLLQNGEETSARDVEKQGISAAVLHSLIQKGWLAEGKRRVLRDSYDDWQGTKETMTLTEEQQAAVDAVEAERQKHRFRTFLLRGVTGSGKTEVYLRLTDKVLRAGGQVMVLVPEIALTGQIVKRFKAWFGDIVAVAHSRLSASERADVWERMRSGSARVLIGVRSAVFCSFHKLGLIILDEEHEGTYKQEERPGYHARLVAQVRASHYQIPVVLGSATPDLESYEMTRQGRYTELVMTHRAHSGSHLPQVSIVDMREELQHGNRSVFSDELREALETTIKNGEQAIILLNRRGFSTFVMCRDCGESIQCPNCAVSLVYHAKQQMLVCHYCGHTEPVPTVCPKCGSKRIRFFGTGTEKAEAEIAALCEGVKPLRMDQDSTARKFSHEKILRAFRSQEYNVLLGTQMVAKGHDIPNVTLVGILSADSQLNLPDFRSGERCFALLTQAAGRAGRGTKPGRVIFQAYDADNPILKLAADQDYVTFAAQELEQRKQLHYPPFTMLLKVVVTGKNQEEALETAQRVVNGLQAWQLETKYELEILGPFPAIVPVINHIWRVNILLKSRSMKPVKDWIRKSEFINLPNVYFDVDPISVI; translated from the coding sequence ATGAAATATGCAAAAGTAGCCATCAATCTGCCGGCAAAAAATCTTTTTCGACAGTTTACCTACCGCGTTCCTGAGACGCTGGATTTCCTGGGCGAAGGCTGGCGGGTTGTGGTTCCTTTTGGCAGACAGATGCTGGAGGGCTTTATCGTCGAGGAAGATCGGAACGTGGATTTGTCCCTGGACATCAAAGATATTGCCGATGTTATTGGGACGCAGCCGTGGTTCGATGCGGAAATGCTCGCTACAGCGCATTGGCTGTCGCAGTATTATCTTTGTTCTTTGGCTGAAGCTTTACGGCTATTTATTCCGGGTAAACGCACTGTAGCCGCCATCGGGCGCTACCGTGCCGTTCCCGACAAAGAGGGTCCGCTGACGGAATCGGAGCGGGCCCTCTATACGTATATTGCCATCAAGGGACCGAAAACCCGCAAAGAAATTGCCCGTCTGGATGAAGGCGAGAAGGCCTTGAAAGGACTGATTACAAAACAGTTTGTAAGCCTTGATTATGAAGTGACCTACAAGATCAAAGAAAAGTGGGAACGTACAGTCAAAATCCTGCCGGAAGGGTACAAAGCGCTGCAGGAAGGCGGCATTCGGGGTAAGAGTCAGAAGGCAGCACTTTCACTGCTGCAAAACGGAGAAGAAACTTCGGCCCGGGACGTGGAAAAACAGGGTATTTCCGCAGCCGTGCTGCATTCGCTGATTCAAAAAGGCTGGCTCGCTGAAGGAAAGCGGCGCGTCCTGCGGGACAGTTATGACGATTGGCAGGGAACCAAGGAGACTATGACGCTTACTGAAGAACAGCAGGCCGCTGTCGACGCGGTCGAGGCAGAACGTCAGAAGCATCGGTTCCGCACTTTTTTGCTGCGTGGTGTTACGGGAAGCGGCAAGACAGAAGTGTATCTGAGGCTCACGGACAAGGTGCTGCGCGCAGGCGGGCAGGTCATGGTCCTGGTGCCGGAAATCGCGCTGACGGGACAAATCGTAAAACGTTTCAAAGCTTGGTTTGGAGATATTGTTGCCGTGGCACATTCCCGCCTTTCTGCCAGTGAACGTGCCGATGTCTGGGAGCGCATGCGCTCCGGATCGGCACGGGTTCTCATCGGAGTCCGGTCGGCTGTCTTTTGTTCTTTTCATAAGCTCGGGCTGATTATCCTCGATGAGGAACACGAGGGAACTTATAAGCAGGAGGAACGGCCGGGCTACCATGCCCGTCTGGTGGCCCAGGTGCGGGCCAGCCACTACCAGATTCCCGTTGTGCTGGGCAGCGCTACGCCGGATCTTGAATCTTATGAAATGACCAGGCAGGGCCGATATACTGAACTTGTCATGACTCACCGCGCTCACAGCGGATCGCATCTGCCACAGGTTTCCATCGTCGATATGCGCGAGGAGCTGCAGCACGGGAATCGGTCTGTTTTTTCCGATGAGTTGCGTGAAGCTCTGGAAACGACGATAAAAAATGGGGAGCAGGCTATTATCCTGCTGAACCGCCGCGGTTTTTCCACTTTTGTCATGTGCCGTGACTGCGGGGAATCGATTCAGTGCCCGAATTGTGCTGTATCCCTGGTATACCATGCCAAACAGCAGATGCTCGTCTGTCATTACTGCGGCCATACGGAACCTGTTCCGACTGTTTGCCCGAAATGCGGCAGCAAACGGATTCGCTTCTTCGGAACGGGGACGGAAAAGGCCGAAGCAGAGATTGCCGCACTGTGTGAAGGAGTTAAACCTCTGCGCATGGATCAGGACTCGACGGCGCGTAAATTTTCTCACGAAAAAATTCTGCGGGCTTTCCGCAGTCAGGAATATAATGTGCTTCTTGGAACCCAGATGGTGGCAAAGGGACATGATATTCCTAATGTGACGCTTGTGGGTATCTTATCAGCCGATTCACAGCTCAATCTGCCTGATTTTCGCAGCGGGGAACGCTGTTTTGCCCTGCTTACACAGGCAGCGGGACGGGCCGGCAGGGGTACGAAACCGGGCCGCGTCATTTTTCAGGCCTACGATGCAGACAATCCTATCCTGAAACTGGCTGCCGATCAGGATTATGTGACTTTTGCCGCACAGGAACTGGAACAAAGGAAACAGCTTCATTATCCGCCCTTCACGATGCTGCTCAAAGTCGTGGTGACAGGTAAGAATCAGGAGGAAGCTCTTGAAACAGCCCAGCGGGTTGTGAACGGCCTGCAGGCCTGGCAGTTGGAGACAAAATATGAGCTCGAAATTCTGGGCCCGTTCCCGGCTATTGTTCCGGTTATTAACCATATCTGGCGGGTAAATATCCTGCTGAAAAGCCGCAGCATGAAACCGGTGAAAGACTGGATCAGAAAGTCCGAATTCATCAATCTGCCGAATGTATATTTTGATGTGGACCCAATCAGTGTAATCTGA
- the def gene encoding peptide deformylase has translation MSLLKIVKVGAPILRETAEPVTRFDKKLQKTLKNMAETMYAANGCGLAAPQIGLKKRMVVIDAGDGAGIREFVNPVLSDFKGEAIDTEGCLSVDEYEGEVKRAAEVTCIFQDSKGTHWKLEAHGLLARALQHECDHLDGILFIDKAISLTPKRKEE, from the coding sequence ATGTCACTTTTAAAAATTGTAAAGGTGGGAGCACCGATTTTGCGCGAAACTGCTGAACCGGTTACCCGCTTTGATAAAAAGCTTCAAAAAACATTAAAGAATATGGCAGAGACCATGTATGCAGCTAACGGATGCGGCCTTGCCGCTCCGCAGATCGGCCTCAAAAAGCGTATGGTTGTCATTGATGCGGGCGATGGTGCCGGCATCCGTGAATTCGTTAACCCTGTACTCAGTGATTTTAAAGGAGAAGCCATCGATACGGAAGGCTGCCTCAGTGTGGATGAGTATGAAGGCGAGGTTAAGCGGGCCGCGGAAGTGACCTGCATTTTTCAGGACAGCAAAGGAACTCATTGGAAGCTGGAAGCTCATGGCCTTCTGGCCCGGGCACTGCAGCACGAATGTGATCACCTCGATGGCATTCTTTTCATCGATAAAGCCATCAGCCTGACTCCGAAACGGAAGGAAGAATAA
- the fmt gene encoding methionyl-tRNA formyltransferase produces MRIIFMGTPEFAKASLQALVESGRHEILAVVTQPDRPKGRGHKLMMSAVKEYALSQNLPVLQPEKVKTESFLAQVKAYAPDLIVVAAFGQFLPKRLLELPKYGCINVHASLLPKYRGAAPIHYAILKGEKEAGVTIMQMDVGMDTGAMLAKVSTPIGPEMTQGELHDVLKEKGAALLLETIDGLAQGTVKAQAQNEAEATYATLITREMEKLQWQNTADALHNQIRAFNPWPGSYTLLPDGKRLKIWKSRVRTDVSGKAVPGTVLQADSKGFLVACGTGVLEIVECQPEGKRKMAATQFVNGNQVSAGVLLS; encoded by the coding sequence ATGAGAATCATCTTTATGGGAACTCCTGAATTTGCCAAGGCTAGCCTGCAGGCTTTGGTGGAATCGGGGCGTCATGAAATTCTTGCCGTGGTTACGCAGCCCGATCGTCCGAAAGGGCGGGGGCATAAGCTGATGATGTCGGCAGTCAAGGAATACGCACTTTCTCAAAATCTGCCGGTACTCCAGCCGGAAAAGGTTAAAACTGAATCTTTCCTTGCCCAGGTGAAGGCTTATGCTCCGGACCTCATTGTGGTGGCGGCTTTCGGACAATTTTTACCCAAGCGTCTCCTTGAGCTTCCTAAATATGGCTGCATCAATGTGCATGCTTCGCTGCTTCCAAAATATCGGGGTGCAGCACCGATTCATTACGCCATTTTAAAGGGTGAAAAAGAAGCCGGTGTCACCATTATGCAGATGGATGTCGGTATGGATACCGGTGCTATGCTGGCCAAAGTCAGCACACCCATCGGACCGGAAATGACCCAGGGTGAACTTCATGATGTGCTGAAGGAAAAGGGAGCGGCCCTGCTTCTTGAAACGATAGATGGCCTGGCGCAGGGAACCGTTAAAGCCCAGGCACAGAACGAAGCGGAAGCTACTTATGCCACGTTGATTACGCGGGAAATGGAAAAGCTGCAGTGGCAGAATACGGCCGATGCCCTGCATAATCAGATCCGCGCTTTTAATCCCTGGCCGGGATCTTACACGCTGCTGCCTGACGGCAAGCGTCTTAAAATATGGAAAAGCCGTGTCCGCACGGATGTTTCCGGAAAGGCGGTACCGGGAACAGTTCTTCAAGCCGATTCCAAAGGATTTTTAGTAGCCTGCGGTACGGGCGTGCTGGAAATCGTGGAATGCCAGCCGGAGGGGAAAAGGAAAATGGCGGCAACCCAGTTTGTCAATGGCAATCAGGTTTCTGCCGGTGTTCTCCTTTCTTGA
- a CDS encoding DUF116 domain-containing protein, whose translation MIVSRPKKRLFIVLISLSALLMGVVGYAVWRIMVPGLAQIHPVLPAIIGGAILFITVALFVGIAGIVLAILGFPTIRFFYFWAWNVINLIYPIAIFLGKAMHISKRKVEQSFIEVSNHLVRRQHIRVPADKLMILTPHCLQLDTCPFKVTRDIHNCHQCGRCGVGDLLRLSQKYGVHVYIVTGGTLARQAVKKVRPKAILAVACERDLTSGIQDVFPMPVIGVLNQRPNGPCFNTCVDMKRVEEEIRSFILEEDKHE comes from the coding sequence ATGATTGTAAGCAGACCTAAAAAGAGATTATTCATCGTACTTATTTCCCTGTCAGCTCTGCTCATGGGGGTTGTGGGCTATGCCGTCTGGCGCATCATGGTGCCGGGGCTTGCTCAGATCCATCCAGTGCTGCCAGCTATTATTGGCGGCGCGATATTATTTATTACGGTAGCCCTTTTTGTCGGAATTGCCGGGATTGTCCTGGCGATTTTGGGATTTCCGACAATTCGCTTTTTCTATTTCTGGGCATGGAATGTCATTAACCTGATCTATCCGATTGCCATTTTTCTGGGCAAAGCCATGCATATTTCCAAACGTAAAGTAGAGCAGTCTTTTATTGAGGTCAGCAACCACCTTGTTCGCCGCCAGCATATTCGCGTGCCGGCTGACAAATTGATGATTCTGACGCCTCATTGCCTGCAGCTGGATACGTGTCCCTTTAAAGTGACACGGGATATCCATAACTGTCATCAGTGCGGGCGCTGCGGGGTGGGCGATCTTCTTCGCCTGTCCCAAAAGTACGGTGTCCACGTCTATATTGTAACGGGCGGCACCCTGGCCCGTCAGGCGGTTAAAAAAGTTCGCCCCAAGGCTATCCTGGCCGTAGCTTGTGAGCGCGACCTGACAAGCGGTATCCAGGACGTTTTCCCTATGCCGGTTATCGGAGTGCTCAACCAACGGCCAAACGGGCCTTGTTTTAATACATGTGTAGACATGAAACGCGTTGAAGAAGAAATTCGTTCGTTTATTCTGGAAGAGGACAAGCATGAATAA
- the rsmB gene encoding 16S rRNA (cytosine(967)-C(5))-methyltransferase RsmB, with translation MNKSTNPRAAALFILHDIYHKGAYANLALNKGLKQASLSNVDRRLATELVYGTVRTTGTLDWYLGKVVKRPLWKMLPLLRTLLRLGAYQILYLDRIPDAAAVNESAELCRHFVNENSVSLVNGSLRQLSRVKGELHFPEGEEHLLERIALEEFHPEWLVRRWKYRFGLDEAIALCRYDNTVPPLSLRVNTLKTTREALREKLQEAGIGTELSKWSPDGLLCHKLPSLEQLMKDFGTCLYIQDESSMLDAAALAPKPGETVLDLCSAPGGKATHLAQKMQNQGKLVAMDIYDHKLELVRANAERLGITCLSTRKADGTVFLPEWENQADKVLVDAPCSGLGVLNRRVEARWTKVEKHLSQFPPLQKKILDNAARYVKSGGRLLYSTCTLEQDENTRVRAAFLKAHPEFKSASFPHPVTGAPLEELQILPWRDGIDGFYLCLFEKQKED, from the coding sequence ATGAATAAATCCACCAACCCGAGAGCAGCTGCGCTCTTTATTCTCCATGATATCTATCACAAGGGAGCTTATGCCAATCTGGCCTTGAATAAGGGCCTGAAGCAGGCTTCCTTGTCGAATGTCGACCGCAGACTGGCAACGGAACTTGTATACGGTACGGTGCGCACTACAGGTACGCTTGACTGGTATCTGGGTAAAGTCGTAAAGCGTCCTCTCTGGAAAATGCTGCCGCTCTTAAGGACGCTGCTGCGTCTGGGTGCCTATCAGATTCTGTATCTGGACCGGATCCCCGATGCGGCGGCTGTCAACGAAAGTGCCGAGCTCTGCCGGCATTTTGTCAATGAAAATAGTGTCAGTCTCGTCAATGGTTCTCTGCGTCAGCTTTCACGGGTCAAGGGTGAGCTGCATTTTCCTGAAGGGGAAGAGCATCTGTTGGAGAGAATCGCCCTGGAAGAATTTCACCCCGAGTGGCTTGTCCGCCGGTGGAAGTATCGCTTCGGTCTGGACGAAGCCATTGCGCTCTGCCGCTACGACAATACGGTGCCGCCGCTGTCTCTGCGTGTCAATACACTGAAAACGACGCGGGAAGCCCTGCGGGAAAAACTGCAGGAAGCCGGAATCGGAACCGAACTTTCCAAGTGGTCTCCGGACGGACTCCTCTGCCATAAACTGCCTTCATTGGAACAGCTTATGAAGGATTTCGGAACTTGCCTCTATATTCAGGATGAAAGCTCCATGCTGGATGCGGCAGCACTTGCTCCCAAGCCGGGTGAAACTGTGCTGGATCTGTGCAGCGCTCCGGGCGGCAAAGCGACGCATCTGGCCCAAAAAATGCAGAACCAGGGAAAACTTGTGGCCATGGATATCTATGATCACAAATTGGAACTTGTGAGAGCAAATGCCGAGCGTTTAGGGATTACCTGCCTTTCCACCAGGAAGGCAGATGGTACCGTATTTTTGCCGGAATGGGAAAATCAGGCAGATAAAGTGCTCGTCGATGCTCCCTGCTCCGGTCTCGGTGTTTTGAACCGCCGGGTGGAGGCTCGCTGGACAAAGGTAGAAAAACATCTCAGCCAGTTCCCTCCGCTGCAGAAAAAAATCCTGGATAATGCAGCCCGATATGTCAAATCGGGCGGACGGCTTCTTTATAGTACGTGTACGCTGGAACAGGACGAAAATACACGAGTAAGGGCAGCTTTTTTGAAGGCGCATCCGGAATTTAAGTCAGCTTCCTTCCCGCACCCTGTAACGGGAGCGCCCTTGGAGGAACTGCAGATCCTGCCCTGGCGGGATGGTATCGACGGTTTCTACCTGTGTCTGTTTGAGAAACAAAAAGAGGATTAA